Proteins encoded in a region of the Thermococcus sp. genome:
- a CDS encoding metal-dependent hydrolase, protein MDPLEHFSIPGLVYLTLSGEPTLSGLLAVGAGALFPDVDALSKEHRSYLHSLLPFLPTLILGLHLRGLPLLFALGWGSHLFLDFFTGVIPPVYPLSRRGWGLSIVITGPRNFGIELKLIERYPDRKHDYRLEIGGSFALAILTILTAIIRLH, encoded by the coding sequence ATGGACCCGCTCGAACATTTTTCAATTCCCGGCCTTGTCTACCTCACGCTGTCGGGGGAGCCGACTCTCTCCGGACTTCTGGCCGTGGGTGCAGGGGCCCTGTTCCCTGACGTTGATGCGCTCTCAAAAGAGCACCGTTCCTACCTTCACTCCCTCCTGCCTTTCCTTCCAACCCTTATCCTCGGCCTGCACCTCCGCGGTTTGCCCCTTCTCTTTGCCCTAGGCTGGGGAAGTCACCTCTTCCTCGACTTCTTCACGGGAGTGATACCGCCGGTTTATCCCCTCTCCAGGAGGGGCTGGGGGTTGTCAATAGTAATCACAGGCCCGAGGAATTTTGGGATTGAGCTTAAGCTCATCGAGAGATATCCTGATAGGAAGCATGACTACCGGCTGGAAATCGGCGGTAGTTTTGCACTTGCAATTTTAACAATCCTCACGGCAATAATTAGACTGCACTAA
- a CDS encoding glycine C-acetyltransferase, producing the protein MGKLDWIREELQELKEKGLYVTIRKLESPQGPWVVVDGKKVLNMCSNNYLGLAAHPEIRYAAIRAILDYGVGAGAVRTIAGTMDLHVELEEKLAKFKKREAAILFQSGYNANLGAISALLKKGEDGVFISEELNHASIIDGMRLSGAPKVIYKHIDMEDLKKRLEENKDKKKKIIVSDGVFSMDGDLAPLPEMAELAEQYDAILYIDDAHGEGVLGEGGRGIVDHFKLHDKVDFEMGTLSKAFGVIGGYVAGPEEAIEYLRQRARPFLFSSAPNPPDVAAAIAAVEILQRSDELVRKLWDNTHFLQKGLRDLGYDLGNTKHPITPVMLYDEKLAQEFSKRLYDEYNIFAQAIVYPTVPLGT; encoded by the coding sequence ATGGGAAAGCTTGACTGGATTAGGGAAGAACTTCAGGAGCTTAAGGAGAAGGGCCTCTACGTAACCATAAGAAAGTTGGAAAGCCCCCAGGGTCCCTGGGTCGTTGTTGACGGCAAAAAGGTTCTCAACATGTGTTCGAACAACTACCTCGGCTTGGCAGCACATCCCGAGATTCGTTACGCGGCAATAAGGGCCATCCTCGACTACGGTGTTGGAGCCGGAGCGGTTAGAACCATAGCCGGAACCATGGACCTCCACGTCGAGCTTGAGGAGAAGCTCGCCAAGTTCAAGAAGAGGGAAGCGGCCATCCTCTTCCAGAGCGGTTACAACGCAAACCTTGGAGCCATAAGCGCGCTCCTCAAGAAGGGCGAAGACGGTGTCTTCATCAGTGAAGAGCTCAACCACGCGAGCATAATAGACGGAATGCGCCTCAGCGGTGCGCCGAAGGTTATATACAAGCACATCGACATGGAGGACCTGAAGAAGAGACTTGAGGAAAACAAGGACAAGAAGAAGAAAATCATAGTCAGCGACGGTGTCTTTTCTATGGACGGCGACCTCGCTCCACTCCCCGAGATGGCCGAGCTCGCTGAGCAGTACGACGCTATACTTTACATCGACGATGCTCACGGTGAAGGCGTTCTCGGTGAGGGCGGAAGGGGTATAGTTGACCACTTCAAGCTCCACGACAAGGTTGACTTTGAGATGGGAACCCTGAGCAAGGCCTTTGGAGTCATAGGTGGCTACGTTGCTGGACCTGAGGAAGCGATAGAATACCTCCGCCAGAGGGCGAGGCCCTTCCTGTTCTCAAGCGCCCCGAATCCACCTGACGTTGCCGCTGCCATAGCTGCCGTCGAGATACTCCAGAGGAGCGATGAACTCGTTAGGAAGCTCTGGGACAACACCCACTTCCTCCAGAAGGGATTGCGTGATTTGGGCTACGACCTCGGAAACACGAAGCACCCGATTACACCGGTCATGCTCTACGACGAGAAGCTCGCCCAGGAGTTCTCAAAGCGCTTATATGACGAGTACAACATCTTTGCACAGGCCATCGTCTATCCGACAGTCCCGCTCGGAAC